In Parus major isolate Abel chromosome 3, Parus_major1.1, whole genome shotgun sequence, the following are encoded in one genomic region:
- the PACC1 gene encoding proton-activated chloride channel, with amino-acid sequence MEVHEDSSSVILPDGELGTTTPSLRFSKTCLKNVFSVILLFIYLLLMAVAVFLVYQTISDFREKLKHPVMSVTYKEVSFYDAPGIAFYPGRARLLSCKHHYYDHIPPLINPGQPGDIECTTQRINYTDPFTNQTMKYALVVQGPRDVKKRELVFLQFHLNETDQDFSAIDYLLFSSFQEFVRSPEKAKFMKDCESSYSSWKFSAGFRTWVKMSLVKTKEEDGSETVEFKQETSVVNYIDQRTKPRSDQLFFVVFEWKDPFIQTVQDIITANPWNMIALLCGIFLALFKAADFAKLSVKWMIKIRRRHLKRTRQVTNHIS; translated from the exons ATGGTGAACTGGGTACCACTACCCCTTCTTTGCGTTTCAGCAAGACCTGCCTGAAGAATGTTTTTTCAGTAATTCTCCTGTTTATTTATCTGCTGCTCATGGCTGTAGCTGTGTTCCTTGTCTACCAAACCATCAGTGACTTCAGGGAGAAGCTCAAGCACCCAGTGATGTCTGTCACTTACAAGGAAGTGTCCTTTTATGATGCACCTG GTATTGCCTTTTACCCAGGCAGGGCTCGGCTGCTCAGCTGCAAACATCATTACTACGATCACATTCCACCTCTGATAAATCCAGGTCAGCCAGGAGACATTGAATGCACCACTCAGAGGATCAACTACACAGATCCTTTTACTAATCAAACTATG AAGTATGCTTTGGTTGTTCAAGGCCCTCGTGATGTGAAGAAAAGGGAACTGGTGTTTTTGCAGTTCCATTTAAATGAAACAGACCAAGATTTTAGTGCCATTGATTACCTGCTGTTTTCATCTTTCCAAGAGTTTGTCAGAAG tccagaaaaagcaaaattcatgAAGGACTGTGAAAGTTCATACTCCAGCTGGAAGTTTTCTGCAGGCTTCCGAACTTGGGTCAAGATGTCCTTGGTCAAGACAAAAGAAGAAGATGGTAGTGAGACTGTTGAATTCAAacaagag acCAGTGTGGTTAACTACATTGACCAGAGAACTAAACCAAGGAGTGACCAGCTGTTCTTTGTGGTGTTTGAATGGAAAGATCCTTTCATACAGACAGTTCAGGAC ATTATCACAGCAAATCCCTGGAACATGATTGCTCTTCTTTGTGGTATCTTTCTGGCCCTGTTTAAGGCAGCAGACTTTGCTAAGTTAAGTGTTAAGTGGATGATCAAAATCCGGAGAAGGCATCTGAAGAGGACTCGTCAAGTAACGAACCACATAAGCTGA